The Candidatus Defluviibacterium haderslevense DNA window ATGTGTACTGGTGATCGTAAAAATACTACACTCGTCCGTTACTAATGGTTCACTCCAAAATATTCTTGCAGAACAATTTAAATCTGACATAACGAAAATCTCAGATGGGCAAGTAATATTCGGTCCGTCTTTGTCATACATATCAATGACTTGAGCACACACAGCAAATAATTGGACATCATTTGGATCTGTAGCTCTCCAAGTTCTAGCTAAACGCAATGAGCAAGGTTGTTGATAAATAATTTCATCCGTATAGCTAATAATTGGATCCGGGCACCCTACTTTGGCAGCTCGCCCAGTTGCAATACCTGTATTGGAAGGATCAGTACTTTGAGGACATCCATTATAATCTCTAGGACAAACAATTATAGGTGGTTTATTACAACAATCATCTGTCACCGTAACTCTAAATGTACAAGTAGCAGAATTACCACAAGCATCAGTTGCTGTATAAATAACATCTGTAATACCTACAGTAAAGACACCTCCGTTCACATGATTACTATTTAACGATACCCTACTACAATTATCAGAAATGCCTGGATTATTCCAGCTGACTACCGCATTACATTGCAGGTCAGGTTGAGCTGTAATATTAGCAGGGCAAATAATATTTGGTGATTCTATATCCTTTAAATCAATCGTTTGAACACATGAAGCCAATAAATTAGGATGAATTGAATCTGCTGCGGTCCATGTTCTTTCCACTCGCAATGAACAACCCTGCTGATACATAATTTCATCCTTAAATGATATAATTGCTGGTTGACAATTTGGATTTAATCTGGTCGAAGTTGCGGATCCTGTAATCGCAGGTTCTATCCCTTGAGGACATCCAAAGAAATCAGGCGGACACACAATTGTAGGATTTTGATTACAACAATTTTCCTCTACGGTAATAGTAAATTGACAAGTAGCCGTATTTCCGCAAGCATCAGTTGCGGTATAAATTACATCGGTATTACCCAGATTCAATTCACTTCCTGAAAGAATTGAACTTGTCAAATTAACACGACTGCAGTTATCAGAAGTAGTTGGCTCCGTCCATTGCACAATGGCTTTACAATTCAAATTAGATTGTACAGTAATATTTGCAGGGCAAATAATATTTGGTGATTCATTATCATGAAGGTCGATCAATTGATCACACGAAGCACTTAAATTAATATTTGTTGGGTCTTGAGCTAGCCAAGTACGCACTACTCGCAACGAGCATCCTTGTTGGTATGTGATTAGATCTGTAAATGATACAACTGGCTCTGGACATCCCACTCTATATGGCTTTCCAATGGCATTACCTGTAATAGCCGGTTCAATTCCTTGTGGACATCCATTGAAATCCGCAGGACATATTATAATTGGATTGTGATTACAACAGCTATCTTCAACAGTGATGTTAAATCGACAGGTAGCAGTATTTCCACAAGCATCTGACGCTGTATAAGCCACTGTTGAAGTTCCAATACTAAATTCACTTCCAGAAATTAATGAACCACTTAAAGTAACACGACTGCAATTATCAGAAGTAGTTGGCTCCGTCCATTGTACTATCGCTTTGCAGTTCAGATTAGATGCTACTGTAATATTTGCAGGGCAAATAATATTTGGTGATTCATTATCATGAAGGTCGATCACTTGAGCACATGAAGTACTTAAATTAATATTTGTTGGGTCTTGAGCTAGCCAAGTACGCACTACTCGCAACGAGCATCCTTGTTGGTATGTAATTAGATCTGTAAATGATATTACTGGCTCTGGACATCCCACTCTATATGGTTTTCCAATAGCATTGCCTGTAATTGCCGGTTCAATTCCTTGCGGACATCCATTGAAATCCGGAGGACATATTATAATTGGATTGTTATTACAACAACTATCATCAACAGTGATGTTAAATCGACAGGTGGCAGTATTTCCACAAGCATCAGTTGCTGTATAATTCACGGGTGTAGTTCCAATACTAAATTCACTTCCTGAAATTACTGAACTGGTCATTGTCACACGACTGCAATTATCAGAGGTAGCTGGCTCAATCCACTGTACTATTGCTTTACAGTTCAGATTAGATGCTACTGTAATATTAGCCGGGCAAATAATATTTGGTGATTCATTATCGTGAAGGTCGATCACTTGAGCACATGAAGTACTTAAATTAATATTTGTCGGATCTTGAGCTACCCATGTACGCACCACTCTTAATGAACATCCTTGTTGATATAAGATTTGATCTGTAAAAGAAATGACCGGATCAGGGCATCCTGCTTGGAATGGTTTACCAATGGCAGTACCCGTTATGGCCGGCTCTATTCCTTGCGGGCATCCATTGAAGTCGGATGGACAAACTATAATTGGATTGTTATTACAACAGTTAGCAATAACTGTAATGGTAAAACTACAACTTGCCGAATTTCCACAATCATCTGTCGCAGTATAAGTAACTGTAGTAATTCCTGAATTAAATCTATTGCCTGAAACATGTGAACCAGCTAAGGTAGTATTGCTACAATTATCCGATACAACAGGATCAACCCAGGTAGCAACTGCTTTACAATCCGGATCTGATTGTAAGGTTAGATTTGGCGGACAAATTATAGATGGTTTTTGAGTATCACTTTGATCTATTTTTTGTAAACAAGTAGACCTTAATAGTGGATGATCAGGATCTGTAGCAGTCCATATTCTGATTAATTTCAAAGTGCAGCCACTTGCTTCAATAATTGAATCTCTAAAAGTCAAAATAGGTGTTGCACAAAATGGACTTCCCGGACTTGCAGTTGCATTTCCGGTAATACCTGGCTCTGTGCCTTGTGGACATCCGTTAAAATCATTTGGACAATGAATCACTGGTGGTGCAGTACAACAGGTGGCAACTACAGTTATTGAAAATGAGCATGTGGATTTATTTCCACAAGCATCCGTTGCCGTATATGTTACGATGTGTTTACCTTCTGTAAATGAACTACCACTGGCCAATGTACTCTCTACACAAACCTTGCCGCAAGCATCACTAACAAAAGGAGATTCCCATCTCACCAATGCAACACAATTTTCATTCGAATTGACTACGGTATCTTTTGGGCAATGTGCAAAAACAGGAGCAATACTATCTTGAAAATATAAATATTGAATACAGAAATTTCTTAAATTAGGTTTTTCAGGATCCTCAGCTACCCAGATTCGCTGTATCGTTTTTTGACCTACACAAGGTCCAGTAGAAATTATTCTATCGCTAAAACTGACCAAAGGTGTTGAGCAATTTGGTCCACCTGGTGAAGCCTTGGCATAACCTGTAGCATTTGGATCTTCAGGGCCTCCCGGACAACCATGAAAATCATGTGCACAAATAATATTCGGTGGATTGTCGCAATCAACCAATGCCTTGAAAACCTTAGCTTCAGTAGGCATCGTAGTTTGACAAAATGATTGTTCAAAATTTAAGAATTCCAAAATCAGAAATCCAGCAATGAGTGTCCAATTTTTCTTCATAAACATTTAGTTTGTTCCAATAAATTACTTTGTTGGAAGTGATATAAAAGACTATGAGAAATTGAGGATTGGTGTTC harbors:
- a CDS encoding HYR domain-containing protein, which gives rise to MKKNWTLIAGFLILEFLNFEQSFCQTTMPTEAKVFKALVDCDNPPNIICAHDFHGCPGGPEDPNATGYAKASPGGPNCSTPLVSFSDRIISTGPCVGQKTIQRIWVAEDPEKPNLRNFCIQYLYFQDSIAPVFAHCPKDTVVNSNENCVALVRWESPFVSDACGKVCVESTLASGSSFTEGKHIVTYTATDACGNKSTCSFSITVVATCCTAPPVIHCPNDFNGCPQGTEPGITGNATASPGSPFCATPILTFRDSIIEASGCTLKLIRIWTATDPDHPLLRSTCLQKIDQSDTQKPSIICPPNLTLQSDPDCKAVATWVDPVVSDNCSNTTLAGSHVSGNRFNSGITTVTYTATDDCGNSASCSFTITVIANCCNNNPIIVCPSDFNGCPQGIEPAITGTAIGKPFQAGCPDPVISFTDQILYQQGCSLRVVRTWVAQDPTNINLSTSCAQVIDLHDNESPNIICPANITVASNLNCKAIVQWIEPATSDNCSRVTMTSSVISGSEFSIGTTPVNYTATDACGNTATCRFNITVDDSCCNNNPIIICPPDFNGCPQGIEPAITGNAIGKPYRVGCPEPVISFTDLITYQQGCSLRVVRTWLAQDPTNINLSTSCAQVIDLHDNESPNIICPANITVASNLNCKAIVQWTEPTTSDNCSRVTLSGSLISGSEFSIGTSTVAYTASDACGNTATCRFNITVEDSCCNHNPIIICPADFNGCPQGIEPAITGNAIGKPYRVGCPEPVVSFTDLITYQQGCSLRVVRTWLAQDPTNINLSASCDQLIDLHDNESPNIICPANITVQSNLNCKAIVQWTEPTTSDNCSRVNLTSSILSGSELNLGNTDVIYTATDACGNTATCQFTITVEENCCNQNPTIVCPPDFFGCPQGIEPAITGSATSTRLNPNCQPAIISFKDEIMYQQGCSLRVERTWTAADSIHPNLLASCVQTIDLKDIESPNIICPANITAQPDLQCNAVVSWNNPGISDNCSRVSLNSNHVNGGVFTVGITDVIYTATDACGNSATCTFRVTVTDDCCNKPPIIVCPRDYNGCPQSTDPSNTGIATGRAAKVGCPDPIISYTDEIIYQQPCSLRLARTWRATDPNDVQLFAVCAQVIDMYDKDGPNITCPSEIFVMSDLNCSARIFWSEPLVTDECSIFTITSTHQPGDSFGLNTTVVTYTATDACGNLSSCSFNVNVIENCCYKPPVITCVPDYFSCPGSTDPIRTGTPLVTKGNNACGTPLLTYRDDTLKISSCILILSRTWIAQDSANSNLFSTCIQNIALVDTVAPVMTNCPANFTINPNYNCDAFPIWTPPIFIDQCSSTSITTNHEIGSPFNIGSTEVIYTATDACGNSSTCSFVVTVTDSCCNKPPTLVCPNNYQACPSLSIQPEATGFAIAVPGSDFCGSLVLSYRDSVITTGPCAGALKIARTWIAKDSILSQLSSQCKQIIELSDQQVPRFTSTPRNITVDANGNCEAVAHWTIPVALDNCGIASLTSNYSSGSSFTAGNWNIIYTVTDYCGNSATTGFTVSVQNTEIGISCPNDTVVYRLNPQINGAVVDWQYPSVKHCNPCIETLPGFIYMGEHNGHRYFCSKGPESWVNAQILCDINGGKLAVIEDADENQFIASKLNGQTAWIGGTDRRIEGLFEWHDGTLFKYQNWMPGQPNHVRANDDYIELFPDGTWNDQDGNESREFVCEITCFDLKQIAGPARGTVVPCGHSTITYVASKDGKKDTCSFDIKVDCDSITKYCNVKAENSKLMWIDRLVFANIDNRSGDNGGYHYFNTQCGELTSGQNYNLCVTPGFLNTIYNVYWKIWIDYNADGFFSNNEQIVYGYGNTTMCANIQMPPTFAPHLVRMRIAMSYGSYPKDACSNILFGEIEDYCISLDGGTELKVDGSFHEGAVALKCLGICDQPDDIANIDLFDPLELISRPVDVRVIPNPANEEIQIKISKGQFSTMSIFNSDGKMVLKKLNEQEFIEPINTYDWNNGMYFLLLETEQKEQILKRFVIQH